From Strigops habroptila isolate Jane chromosome 1, bStrHab1.2.pri, whole genome shotgun sequence, a single genomic window includes:
- the ACKR4 gene encoding atypical chemokine receptor 4 isoform X2 yields the protein MGWDLNNSTDYWMEDEEDDLNSVIDYNTYEHLCEKSDVRNFSKVFLPVFYALAFTLGVAGNSLVVAIYAYCKKPKTKTDVYIMHLAIADLLLLFTLPFWAANAVQGWELGNSMCKLASSLYTMNFSSSMLFLACISVDRYKATSESRGHRRIGQHCSVTCICVWLTAIFLSIPELIFNQVKKHNDRNECLPVFPMNMETLLKATIQILEIILEFLLPFLIMLVCYSATARAIFRSASAKKSRPFMVLLAVVATFIITQLPYNIVKFWRATDIIYMLITDCDTSKTIDVALQVTKSIALFHTCLNPLLYAFLGASFKMHVMKIAKNYGYWRRQQQNGRPEEISMNYEDHAEETTSFTI from the coding sequence atgggctgggatcTGAATAACTCAACTGATTACTGGatggaggatgaggaggatgaTCTCAACTCGGTTATAGATTACAATACCTATGAGCATCTCTGTGAAAAAAGTGATGTGAGAAACTTCAGTAAAGTATTCCTCCCCGTGTTCTATGCATTGGCTTTCACTCTTGGAGTTGCTGGAAATTCATTAGTGGTTGCCATTTATGCCTATTGCAAGAAACCGAAGACCAAGACAGATGTGTACATCATGCACCTGGCCATTGCGGATCTGCTCTTGCTCTTTACACTCcccttctgggctgcaaatgcaGTGCAGGGATGGGAACTTGGAAACTCAATGTGCAAGCTTGCTTCTTCTCTGTACACCATGAATTTCAGCTCTAGCATGCTGTTCCTGGCCTGTATCAGTGTGGATAGATACAAGGCCACTTCTGAATCCCGGGGTCACAGAAGAATTGGTCAACACTGCAGCGTTACCTGCATCTGTGTCTGGCTGACTGCCATTTTCCTCAGTATCCCTGAACTGATATTTAATCAAGTCAAGAAACACAATGACAGGAATGAATGCCTTCCTGTATTTCCAATGAACATGGAAACACTCTTAAAAGCAACCATTCAAATCCTGGAAATTATCCTGgaatttctgcttcctttcctaATAATGCTGGTCTGCTATTCAGCTACTGCCCGAGCAATATTTAGATCTGCAAGTGCTAAAAAGTCTCGACCTTTCATGGTCCTGCTGGCCGTAGTGGCTACTTTCATCATTACCCAGCTACCTTACAACATTGTCAAGTTCTGGCGAGCCACAGATATCATCTACATGTTGATCACTGACTGTGATACAAGTAAAACCATAGACGTTGCACTCCAGGTCACCAAGAGCATAGCTTTGTTCCACACCTGCCTGAATCCTCTTCTCTATGCCTTTCTGGGAGCCTCTTTTAAAATGCACGTTATGAAAATTGCAAAAAATTATGGATATTGGAGAAGACAACAACAGAATGGAAGACCTGAAGAGATTTCTATGAATTATGAAGACCATGCTGAAGAAACAACTAGTTTCACTATATAG
- the ACKR4 gene encoding atypical chemokine receptor 4 isoform X1 gives MINMITSAMGWDLNNSTDYWMEDEEDDLNSVIDYNTYEHLCEKSDVRNFSKVFLPVFYALAFTLGVAGNSLVVAIYAYCKKPKTKTDVYIMHLAIADLLLLFTLPFWAANAVQGWELGNSMCKLASSLYTMNFSSSMLFLACISVDRYKATSESRGHRRIGQHCSVTCICVWLTAIFLSIPELIFNQVKKHNDRNECLPVFPMNMETLLKATIQILEIILEFLLPFLIMLVCYSATARAIFRSASAKKSRPFMVLLAVVATFIITQLPYNIVKFWRATDIIYMLITDCDTSKTIDVALQVTKSIALFHTCLNPLLYAFLGASFKMHVMKIAKNYGYWRRQQQNGRPEEISMNYEDHAEETTSFTI, from the exons ATGATAAATATGATAAC ctctgccatgggctgggatcTGAATAACTCAACTGATTACTGGatggaggatgaggaggatgaTCTCAACTCGGTTATAGATTACAATACCTATGAGCATCTCTGTGAAAAAAGTGATGTGAGAAACTTCAGTAAAGTATTCCTCCCCGTGTTCTATGCATTGGCTTTCACTCTTGGAGTTGCTGGAAATTCATTAGTGGTTGCCATTTATGCCTATTGCAAGAAACCGAAGACCAAGACAGATGTGTACATCATGCACCTGGCCATTGCGGATCTGCTCTTGCTCTTTACACTCcccttctgggctgcaaatgcaGTGCAGGGATGGGAACTTGGAAACTCAATGTGCAAGCTTGCTTCTTCTCTGTACACCATGAATTTCAGCTCTAGCATGCTGTTCCTGGCCTGTATCAGTGTGGATAGATACAAGGCCACTTCTGAATCCCGGGGTCACAGAAGAATTGGTCAACACTGCAGCGTTACCTGCATCTGTGTCTGGCTGACTGCCATTTTCCTCAGTATCCCTGAACTGATATTTAATCAAGTCAAGAAACACAATGACAGGAATGAATGCCTTCCTGTATTTCCAATGAACATGGAAACACTCTTAAAAGCAACCATTCAAATCCTGGAAATTATCCTGgaatttctgcttcctttcctaATAATGCTGGTCTGCTATTCAGCTACTGCCCGAGCAATATTTAGATCTGCAAGTGCTAAAAAGTCTCGACCTTTCATGGTCCTGCTGGCCGTAGTGGCTACTTTCATCATTACCCAGCTACCTTACAACATTGTCAAGTTCTGGCGAGCCACAGATATCATCTACATGTTGATCACTGACTGTGATACAAGTAAAACCATAGACGTTGCACTCCAGGTCACCAAGAGCATAGCTTTGTTCCACACCTGCCTGAATCCTCTTCTCTATGCCTTTCTGGGAGCCTCTTTTAAAATGCACGTTATGAAAATTGCAAAAAATTATGGATATTGGAGAAGACAACAACAGAATGGAAGACCTGAAGAGATTTCTATGAATTATGAAGACCATGCTGAAGAAACAACTAGTTTCACTATATAG